A single region of the Sorghum bicolor cultivar BTx623 chromosome 7, Sorghum_bicolor_NCBIv3, whole genome shotgun sequence genome encodes:
- the LOC8155592 gene encoding cytochrome P450 78A9 has translation MAPPTEDCGWLLYLSLAAKCGDPHRLLGFAAVFVAACVVTSLLHWASPGGPAWGWYWWTRRAAGLGIVRAATIPGPRGLPVVGSMALMTGLAHRKLAAAAQGQASRRRLMAFSLGETRVVVTADPDVARELLASAAFADRPVKESAYGLLFHRAIGFAPHGAYWRALRRVASAHLFSPRQIAASAAQRAAIARQMVDAMTTTTAAGTVVVVARRFLKRASLHNVMWSVFGRRYDLLAADTDEAAELKALVDEGYDLLGQLNWSDHLPWLARFDLQRTRARCSALVPRVNRFVGAIIDEHRARLGGDTAAVMDFTDVLLSLNGDDKLSDADMIAVLWEMIFRGTDTVAVLIEWVLARLVLHQDVQRKVHDELDRVVGPGEAVTESDTASLVYLQAVIKEVLRLHPPGPLLSWARLATSDVNVGGHLVPAGTTAMVNMWAITHDASVWPEPTEFRPERFVAAAGGEDVVPIMGSDLRLAPFGSGRRSCPGKSLAVATVGFWVATLLHEFEWLPCGGGGGVDLSEVLRLSCEMAAPLEARVVPRRHAV, from the exons ATGGCGCCGCCGACCGAGGACTGCGGCTGGCTGCTGTACCTCTCCCTGGCCGCCAAATGCGGCGACCCTCACCGCCTGCTCGGCTTCGCCGCGGTCTTCGTCGCCGCGTGCGTCGTCACGTCGCTCCTGCACTGGGCGTCCCCGGGCGGCCCCGCCTGGGGTTGGTACTGGTGGACGCGCCGGGCCGCCGGCCTGGGCATCGTCCGCGCCGCGACCATCCCGGGGCCCCGGGGCCTGCCGGTTGTCGGCAGCATGGCGCTCATGACCGGGCTCGCGCACCGCAAGCTCGCGGCGGCGGCCCAGGGACAGGCCAGCCGGCGCCGGCTCATGGCGTTCTCGCTGGGCGAGACCCGGGTGGTGGTCACCGCCGACCCGGACGTCGCGAGGGAGCTGCTGGCCAGCGCCGCCTTCGCCGACCGCCCCGTCAAGGAGTCCGCGTACGGGCTCCTCTTCCACCGCGCCATCGGCTTCGCCCCGCACGGCGCCTACTGGCGCGCGCTCCGCCGCGTCGCGTCCGCGCACCTCTTCTCGCCGCGCCAGatcgccgcctccgccgcgcaGCGCGCCGCCATCGCGCGCCAGATGGTGGACGCCATGACCACGACCACGGCCGCCGGCACCGTCGTCGTCGTGGCGCGGCGGTTCCTGAAGCGCGCGTCGCTGCACAACGTCATGTGGTCGGTGTTCGGGCGCAGGTACGACCTGCTGGCGGCGGACACCGACGAGGCCGCGGAGCTCAAGGCGCTGGTGGACGAAGGCTACGACCTCCTCGGGCAGCTCAACTGGTCCGACCACCTCCCGTGGCTCGCCCGCTTCGACCTGCAGAGGACGCGGGCCAGGTGCTCCGCGCTCGTCCCGCGGGTGAACCGCTTCGTCGGCGCCATCATCGACGAGCACCGCGCGCGCCTCGGCGGAGACACCGCCGCCGTCATGGACTTCACCGACGTCCTGCTCTCCCTCAACGGCGACGACAAGCTCTCCGACGCCGACATGATCGCCGTCCTCTGG GAGATGATCTTCCGAGGCACGGACACGGTGGCGGTGCTGATCGAGTGGGTGCTGGCACGTCTGGTGCTGCACCAGGACGTGCAGCGCAAGGTGCACGACGAGCTGGACCGGGTGGTCGGGCCGGGCGAGGCCGTGACGGAGTCGGACACCGCCTCACTGGTGTACCTGCAGGCGGTCATCAAGGAAGTGCTGCGCCTGCACCCGCCGGGCCCACTGCTGTCCTGGGCGCGGCTGGCCACGTCGGACGTGAACGTCGGCGGGCACCTGGTCCCCGCGGGCACCACCGCCATGGTGAACATGTGGGCCATAACCCACGACGCCAGCGTGTGGCCTGAGCCGACGGAGTTCAGGCCCGAGAggttcgtcgccgccgccggcggcgaggaCGTCGTCCCGATAATGGGTTCGGACCTCCGGCTCGCGCCGTTCGGGTCCGGCAGGCGGAGCTGCCCCGGGAAGTCGCTCGCGGTGGCCACCGTCGGGTTCTGGGTCGCCACCCTGCTGCACGAGTTCGAATGGTTgccgtgcggcggcggcggcggcgtggaccTGTCCGAAGTGCTGAGGCTGTCGTGTGAGATGGCCGCGCCGCTGGAGGCGAGGGTGGTGCCACGTCGTCACGCGGTGTGA